A region from the Actinoplanes sp. OR16 genome encodes:
- a CDS encoding TetR/AcrR family transcriptional regulator, whose translation MANLRAAQKEMTRKLLLTTALELFRTKGYAATTVDDIASTAGTTRVTFYAYFKSRGDLARALLDELNVLLERTASPQHGSTAVALVDVVRSGTHADMSAWLEQRSLTWERIRPHLNAITEAAAVDPDLRGLVDGWFEEVIADIKDGLDQAGRFDPAVRHSRAVLAFAQLDYLGQHWVEGRWGVDRSAVVKVLAESWFTLLGDRPFEG comes from the coding sequence GTGGCGAACCTGCGGGCGGCGCAGAAGGAGATGACCCGGAAGCTCTTGCTCACCACGGCGCTGGAGCTGTTCCGGACCAAGGGCTATGCGGCGACGACGGTGGACGACATCGCGTCGACGGCCGGGACCACGCGGGTGACGTTCTACGCGTACTTCAAGTCGCGCGGCGACCTGGCGCGCGCCCTGCTCGACGAGCTCAACGTGCTCCTCGAACGGACCGCCTCGCCGCAGCACGGTTCCACGGCGGTCGCGCTCGTCGACGTGGTGCGCAGCGGTACCCATGCCGACATGTCGGCGTGGCTCGAACAGCGCTCGCTGACCTGGGAGCGGATCCGCCCGCACCTCAACGCGATCACCGAGGCGGCCGCCGTCGACCCGGATCTGCGCGGGCTCGTCGACGGCTGGTTCGAGGAGGTCATCGCCGACATCAAGGACGGCCTCGACCAGGCCGGGCGCTTCGACCCGGCGGTGCGGCACTCACGGGCGGTGCTCGCGTTCGCCCAGCTCGACTACCTCGGCCAGCACTGGGTGGAGGGCCGCTGGGGCGTGGACCGGTCGGCGGTGGTGAAGGTGCTGGCGGAGAGCTGGTTCACGCTGCTGGGGGACCGGCCGTTCGAAGGCTGA
- a CDS encoding polyprenyl synthetase family protein yields MTDDFRDRIDAVLGDFLARQEPLWPGGAPYDVVGLVKRFVMAGGKRLRPAFCYWGWRGAGAPDADEVVVAAGALELFHAFALIHDDIIDGSTLRRGMPSVHEQFAVRGPRFGRNAALLCGDLCAAWAEQMFGECGLPPSAILRAHPEFSLMRTEVIAGQYLDMTTANGSVDAALTVVRMKGARYTVTRPLRIGARLAGADDALCAALTAFGDPLGEAFQLRDDVLGVFGDPAVTGKPVLDDLRDGKPTVMMALTRAAAGPVQRERMAALFGNPALDEPGARELRDIIVDTGALAGVEQLIRAGRDEALAALDAAAIPDEVRKELAELVSATVDRAR; encoded by the coding sequence ATGACCGATGATTTCCGGGACCGCATCGACGCCGTTCTCGGGGACTTCCTGGCGCGGCAGGAACCGCTCTGGCCGGGCGGGGCGCCGTACGACGTGGTCGGCCTTGTGAAGAGGTTCGTGATGGCGGGCGGAAAGCGTCTGCGGCCGGCTTTCTGCTATTGGGGCTGGCGTGGCGCGGGCGCACCGGACGCGGACGAGGTCGTCGTGGCGGCCGGCGCGCTGGAACTGTTCCACGCGTTCGCGCTGATCCACGACGACATCATCGACGGCAGCACGCTGCGGCGCGGGATGCCCTCGGTGCACGAGCAGTTCGCCGTCCGCGGCCCGCGGTTCGGCCGCAACGCCGCGCTGCTCTGCGGAGACCTGTGCGCTGCCTGGGCCGAGCAGATGTTCGGCGAATGCGGGCTGCCGCCGTCCGCGATTCTCCGAGCTCATCCGGAATTCTCGCTGATGCGCACCGAGGTCATCGCCGGTCAATACCTCGACATGACCACCGCGAACGGCTCGGTCGACGCCGCATTGACGGTCGTGAGGATGAAAGGAGCCCGGTACACGGTGACCCGCCCGCTGCGGATCGGCGCCCGGCTGGCCGGTGCCGACGACGCCCTCTGCGCGGCCCTGACCGCTTTCGGCGATCCGCTCGGCGAGGCGTTCCAGCTGCGCGACGACGTGCTGGGTGTCTTCGGCGACCCGGCCGTCACCGGCAAACCGGTCCTCGACGATCTGCGCGACGGCAAACCGACGGTGATGATGGCGCTGACCCGCGCGGCCGCCGGACCGGTGCAGCGGGAACGGATGGCCGCGCTCTTCGGCAACCCCGCCCTGGACGAACCGGGCGCCCGCGAGCTGCGCGACATCATCGTGGACACCGGCGCACTGGCCGGCGTCGAACAGCTGATCCGCGCCGGCCGCGACGAGGCGCTGGCCGCCCTGGACGCGGCCGCCATCCCCGACGAGGTCCGCAAGGAACTCGCCGAACTCGTCAGCGCCACCGTCGACCGCGCCCGATAG
- a CDS encoding glycosyltransferase family 4 protein, which yields MNIRYLLHNAYGVGGTIRTVFNQASALCEHHDVEIASVYRSGDAVQLPLDPRVRLVSLTGINENGTRRGPGPRRVWRKARMFRNPFPHGRDFRYRRWDPMVDLAVVRYMRRQRDGVLITTRPSLNLLSAWAAPRRLIRIGQDHMNFDSYPLPLRREIVKGYPRLDAVAVLTRADLRSYREALGGGTRLVRIPNGIPVRAGVPSPSRTPVVAAAGRLNRQKGFDLLIEAFARVHVAHPDWELHIFGAGKWREKLTAMIGERGLGGVVRLRGLSRDLDGEFATASIFALSSRKEGLPMVLLEAMSAGLPAVAFDCPTGPADVVEDGVNGLLIPAEDVDGMAAGLVRLIENGSERARMGLAAQATGARYEMPAVVAQWEELFGSLRDEAVRA from the coding sequence GTGAACATTCGGTATCTCCTGCACAACGCGTACGGGGTCGGTGGCACGATCCGGACCGTCTTCAATCAGGCCAGTGCGTTGTGTGAGCACCACGACGTCGAGATCGCCAGCGTCTACCGCAGTGGTGACGCCGTCCAGTTGCCCCTCGACCCGCGGGTGCGGCTGGTCTCGCTGACCGGCATCAACGAGAACGGCACGCGGCGCGGGCCTGGTCCTCGCCGGGTGTGGCGCAAGGCGCGGATGTTCCGCAACCCGTTCCCGCACGGGCGGGACTTCCGGTACAGGCGTTGGGATCCGATGGTCGACCTCGCGGTGGTCCGCTACATGCGGAGGCAGCGGGACGGCGTGCTGATCACGACCCGGCCGTCGCTCAATCTGCTCTCCGCGTGGGCGGCACCCCGGCGCCTGATCCGGATCGGTCAGGACCACATGAACTTCGACTCCTATCCGCTGCCGCTGCGCCGGGAGATCGTCAAGGGTTACCCGCGTCTCGACGCCGTCGCCGTGCTGACCCGTGCCGACCTGAGGTCCTATCGGGAGGCGCTCGGGGGCGGGACGCGGCTGGTGCGGATTCCTAACGGGATCCCGGTGCGGGCCGGCGTACCGTCTCCTTCTCGCACGCCCGTCGTCGCCGCGGCCGGAAGGCTCAACAGGCAGAAGGGTTTCGATCTCCTGATCGAGGCCTTCGCGCGCGTGCACGTGGCACATCCGGACTGGGAGCTGCACATCTTCGGCGCGGGGAAGTGGCGGGAGAAGCTGACCGCGATGATCGGCGAGCGAGGACTCGGGGGAGTGGTACGGCTGCGGGGGCTGAGCCGCGACCTCGACGGTGAGTTCGCCACGGCGTCGATCTTCGCGCTCAGCTCGCGGAAGGAGGGGCTGCCGATGGTGCTGCTCGAAGCCATGAGCGCGGGGCTGCCGGCGGTGGCGTTCGACTGCCCCACCGGCCCGGCCGATGTGGTGGAGGACGGCGTGAACGGGCTGCTGATCCCGGCCGAGGACGTCGACGGGATGGCGGCGGGACTGGTGCGGCTGATCGAGAACGGTAGTGAGCGGGCGCGGATGGGACTCGCCGCGCAGGCGACCGGTGCGCGGTACGAGATGCCGGCCGTGGTGGCGCAGTGGGAGGAGCTGTTCGGGTCGTTACGGGATGAGGCCGTTCGCGCGTAG
- a CDS encoding pentapeptide repeat-containing protein has protein sequence MSRRSMMWTAGAAALALVAIFLVFVLPLLIVPPLAGEPLSDSRLKVQNEVRTTMVQMIGGIVLLCGVFLTYRQYRLNTQSQVTERFTEAVEHLGSKSLAVRVGGIYALARLDRDYPAENESLMDVLAASVRQPFADDEPSTRHLRADLQAAATILGHRRVDRRTRVNLRRAPLAHVHLRDAHYERMALTKADFRRGQLRGINLEGALLRGAVFDESIMEGAFLTGAFLVGASLREVRLDGATLDRAWLLGARLDDVQWGSARCDAAYCDPAPILSWMRDHLGAAQPWKWSAVMRLLDTPGSRRLAGLTARLPADDLPEGLRQIRRHLGGALSLHSGSEVTEVQIEGALSVRGKPA, from the coding sequence ATGAGCCGTCGCTCGATGATGTGGACGGCCGGCGCCGCCGCCCTGGCGCTGGTGGCCATCTTCCTCGTCTTCGTCCTGCCGCTGCTGATCGTGCCGCCGCTCGCCGGTGAGCCGCTGTCCGACTCGCGGCTGAAGGTCCAGAACGAGGTGCGGACCACGATGGTGCAGATGATCGGCGGCATCGTGCTCCTCTGCGGCGTCTTCCTCACCTACCGCCAATATCGGTTGAACACCCAGAGCCAGGTCACCGAGCGGTTCACCGAGGCCGTCGAGCACCTGGGGAGCAAGAGCCTGGCGGTCCGGGTCGGCGGGATCTACGCCCTCGCCCGGCTCGACCGGGACTACCCGGCGGAGAACGAGTCGCTGATGGACGTGCTGGCCGCCTCCGTCCGGCAGCCGTTCGCCGACGACGAGCCGAGCACCCGGCATCTGCGAGCCGATCTCCAGGCGGCCGCGACCATTCTGGGGCACCGCCGCGTGGACCGGCGGACGCGCGTCAACCTGCGCAGGGCCCCGCTGGCGCATGTGCACCTGAGGGATGCGCACTACGAGCGGATGGCGCTGACGAAGGCCGACTTCCGGCGCGGCCAGCTCAGGGGCATCAACCTCGAGGGCGCGCTGCTGCGAGGCGCCGTCTTCGACGAGTCGATCATGGAAGGCGCGTTCCTGACCGGCGCGTTCCTGGTGGGCGCGAGCCTGCGGGAGGTACGCCTCGACGGCGCGACGCTGGACCGCGCATGGCTGCTCGGCGCGCGGCTCGATGATGTCCAGTGGGGGTCGGCACGGTGCGACGCGGCGTACTGTGATCCGGCCCCGATCCTCTCCTGGATGCGCGATCACCTCGGTGCGGCCCAGCCCTGGAAGTGGTCCGCGGTGATGCGACTGCTCGACACCCCGGGTTCCCGGCGTCTCGCCGGCCTGACCGCGCGGCTGCCCGCTGACGATCTTCCCGAGGGTCTGCGGCAGATCCGGCGCCACCTCGGAGGCGCGCTCTCGCTCCACTCCGGCTCGGAGGTGACCGAGGTTCAGATCGAGGGCGCCTTGTCGGTACGGGGGAAGCCCGCGTGA